From the genome of Staphylococcus haemolyticus, one region includes:
- a CDS encoding NAD(P)H-binding protein — MSKILLTGASGYIGGHLKDQLKIHHDIIATSRNTSNKENEENVTWKAADLFDLDEITEVMEGVDTAIYLVHSMMPNAKLTQANFEDMDALLADNFARAAKKQGVRHIVFMSGLIPNEDKLSAHLRSRLECEKILGSYGIPVSTLRAGLIIGAKGSSYPILKRLVERLPGMVLPSWAYNMIAPVSINDVINKLALLVERTPQHNESFDITGPEIMNYKELIQRTAVVLNKRLPIVDLPIIPIWVSRYWVQLISKVPKEMVYPLMNSLVHDMIPQPERTHPDISIGEMTYEESVQQALDEENEMNENQNKSKKSSSSNSKEQIKDVRAISRFRIPENYSMEDVSKTYAKFINNITLHLINGTINENEFNISLPFTNQFILKMERDMQDSSKDMIVYKIVGGNLALSNNGGNARFEFRRILDSNEAIIALQEYEPTLPWSVYKFTQANIHKSVMELFVNHMNNLADKDKEATTQSDQLFSTIAMTTGAVIGAYVGSKIYHLIKA, encoded by the coding sequence ATGAGTAAAATCTTATTAACAGGTGCATCGGGTTATATTGGAGGACATTTAAAAGATCAATTAAAAATACATCATGATATTATAGCAACTTCAAGAAATACTAGTAACAAAGAAAATGAAGAGAATGTTACTTGGAAAGCTGCTGATTTATTTGATTTAGATGAGATAACAGAAGTAATGGAAGGGGTAGATACTGCAATTTACCTTGTCCATTCTATGATGCCAAACGCCAAGTTAACGCAAGCAAACTTTGAAGATATGGATGCTTTATTAGCAGATAATTTTGCGAGAGCTGCAAAGAAACAAGGCGTTAGACATATTGTATTTATGAGTGGTTTAATTCCAAATGAAGATAAACTATCTGCTCATTTACGTAGTCGTTTGGAATGTGAAAAAATTTTAGGTTCTTATGGTATACCTGTAAGTACATTAAGAGCTGGATTAATTATTGGGGCTAAGGGAAGTTCTTATCCTATTTTAAAACGTTTAGTTGAACGATTGCCTGGTATGGTATTACCTAGTTGGGCATACAATATGATAGCACCAGTATCAATTAATGATGTAATTAATAAACTGGCATTACTAGTAGAGCGAACACCACAACATAATGAGTCTTTTGACATAACAGGTCCTGAAATTATGAATTATAAAGAATTAATACAACGTACAGCAGTAGTGCTAAATAAGCGTTTACCAATCGTTGATTTACCAATTATACCTATTTGGGTAAGTAGATATTGGGTACAACTCATTTCAAAAGTACCTAAAGAAATGGTCTACCCACTTATGAATAGTTTAGTTCATGATATGATTCCACAACCAGAGCGCACGCATCCTGATATTTCTATTGGAGAGATGACGTATGAAGAAAGTGTGCAACAAGCGCTAGATGAAGAAAATGAAATGAATGAAAATCAAAACAAATCAAAAAAATCATCTAGTTCTAATAGTAAAGAACAAATTAAAGATGTTAGAGCAATATCACGCTTTAGAATTCCAGAAAATTATTCAATGGAAGATGTCTCAAAAACATATGCGAAGTTTATAAATAATATTACGTTACATTTAATTAATGGAACTATAAATGAAAATGAATTTAATATTAGTTTGCCATTTACTAATCAATTTATTTTGAAAATGGAGCGTGATATGCAAGATTCTTCTAAAGATATGATTGTTTATAAAATCGTAGGTGGTAATTTAGCATTATCTAATAATGGTGGTAATGCTAGATTTGAATTTAGACGCATCTTGGATTCAAATGAAGCTATTATTGCACTACAAGAATATGAACCGACGTTACCTTGGTCTGTTTATAAGTTTACACAGGCTAATATCCATAAATCTGTAATGGAATTATTTGTTAATCATATGAATAATCTTGCAGACAAAGATAAAGAAGCGACAACACAAAGTGATCAATTGTTTAGTACAATCGCGATGACTACAGGAGCAGTTATAGGTGCATATGTTGGATCAAAAATTTATCATTTGATTAAAGCTTAA
- the ileS gene encoding isoleucine--tRNA ligase, translating into MNYKDTLLMPKTDFPMRGGLPNKEPQIQEQWEANNQYQKALEKNKGNQSYILHDGPPYANGNLHMGHALNKIIKDIIVRYKTMQGFYAPYVPGWDTHGLPIEQALTKKGVDRKKMSIAEFREKCKEFALEQIELQKKDFKRLGVRGDFNDPYITLKPEYEAAQIRLFGEMADKGLIYKGKKPVYWSPSSESSLAEAEIEYHDKRSASIYVAFDVKDTKGVVDQDAQFIIWTTTPWTIPSNVAITVHPDLKYGQYNVNGKKYIIAQALSEDVAEALEWDKDAIQLEKEFTGKELEYVEAQHPFLDRISLVINGNHVTTDAGTGCVHTAPGHGEDDYIVGQKYDLPVISPLDDKGVFTEEGGQFEGMFYDKANKAVTDLLTEKDALLKLNFITHSYPHDWRTKKPVIFRATPQWFASINKVRQDILDAIEETDFKVDWGKTRIYNMIRDRGEWVISRQRVWGVPLPVFYAENGDIIMTKETVNHVADLFEEHGSNIWFEREAKDLLPEGFTHPGSPNGTFTKEMDIMDVWFDSGSSHRGVLENRPELSFPADLYFEGSDQYRGWFNSSITTAVATRGQAPYKFLLSHGFVMDGEGKKMSKSLGNVIVPDQVVKQKGADIARLWVSSTDYLADVRISDEILKQTSDVYRKIRNTLRFMLGNINDFNPDTDVIPEAELLEVDRYLLNRLREFTASTIEHYDNFDYLNIYQEVQNFINVELSNFYLDYGKDILYIEEKNAHKRRSMQTVLYQILVDMTKLLAPILVHTAEEVWTHTPHVKEESVHLADMPKVVEVDQALLDKWNQFMALRDDVNRALEVARNNKVIGKSLEAKVVIGNNDNFKAAEFLQQFEDLQQLFIVSQVEVSDSVDNAEAYQHGDIRIDHAVGEKCERCWNYTEELGSVGELEHLCPRCQEVVKTLV; encoded by the coding sequence ATGAACTATAAAGATACTTTATTAATGCCAAAGACTGACTTTCCTATGCGTGGTGGATTGCCAAATAAAGAACCGCAAATCCAAGAACAATGGGAAGCTAACAATCAATACCAAAAAGCATTAGAAAAAAATAAAGGTAACCAATCTTACATCTTACATGATGGACCACCGTATGCGAATGGTAATTTGCATATGGGGCATGCGTTAAACAAAATCATTAAGGATATTATTGTACGTTATAAAACGATGCAAGGTTTTTACGCACCATACGTTCCAGGTTGGGATACACATGGCTTACCAATTGAACAAGCTTTGACTAAAAAGGGCGTAGATCGCAAAAAAATGTCAATTGCTGAATTTAGAGAAAAATGTAAGGAATTTGCGTTAGAACAAATCGAATTACAAAAGAAAGACTTTAAACGTCTTGGTGTACGAGGAGATTTTAATGATCCTTATATCACGCTTAAACCTGAATATGAAGCTGCTCAAATTCGTTTATTTGGTGAGATGGCGGATAAAGGATTAATTTATAAAGGTAAGAAACCAGTTTATTGGTCACCGTCAAGTGAATCGTCTTTAGCCGAAGCTGAAATTGAATATCATGATAAACGTTCAGCATCTATCTATGTAGCATTTGACGTGAAAGATACTAAAGGTGTAGTAGATCAGGATGCTCAATTCATTATTTGGACAACTACTCCATGGACTATTCCATCTAACGTAGCAATTACAGTTCATCCTGATTTAAAATATGGTCAATATAATGTGAATGGCAAGAAATATATTATCGCACAAGCATTATCTGAAGATGTAGCAGAAGCTTTAGAATGGGATAAAGATGCCATTCAATTAGAAAAAGAATTTACAGGTAAAGAGTTAGAGTATGTTGAAGCGCAACATCCTTTCTTAGATAGAATCTCACTTGTAATTAATGGTAATCATGTTACAACTGATGCTGGTACAGGTTGTGTTCATACCGCTCCTGGTCATGGTGAAGATGACTATATCGTTGGGCAAAAATATGATTTACCAGTTATTAGTCCTTTAGATGATAAAGGTGTGTTTACTGAAGAAGGTGGACAATTTGAAGGTATGTTTTATGATAAAGCTAACAAAGCAGTTACTGACTTATTAACTGAAAAAGACGCTTTATTAAAATTAAACTTTATTACACATAGTTACCCTCATGATTGGCGTACTAAGAAACCAGTTATCTTCCGTGCTACACCACAATGGTTTGCCTCTATTAATAAAGTAAGACAAGATATTTTAGATGCTATTGAAGAAACAGATTTCAAAGTGGATTGGGGTAAAACACGTATTTACAATATGATCCGTGATCGTGGAGAATGGGTTATTTCTCGTCAACGTGTATGGGGAGTTCCACTACCTGTATTCTATGCCGAGAATGGCGATATCATTATGACGAAAGAAACAGTTAACCACGTAGCTGATTTATTTGAAGAGCATGGTTCAAATATTTGGTTTGAAAGAGAAGCAAAAGACTTATTACCTGAAGGCTTTACACACCCTGGTAGTCCAAATGGTACTTTTACAAAAGAAATGGACATTATGGATGTTTGGTTTGACTCTGGTTCGTCACATCGTGGTGTATTAGAAAATCGTCCAGAATTAAGTTTCCCAGCTGATCTATATTTTGAAGGTAGTGACCAATATCGTGGTTGGTTTAACTCTTCAATTACAACTGCTGTAGCAACTAGAGGTCAAGCGCCTTATAAATTCTTATTATCACACGGCTTTGTAATGGACGGTGAAGGTAAGAAAATGAGTAAATCACTAGGTAATGTTATTGTTCCTGACCAAGTTGTAAAACAAAAAGGTGCTGACATTGCACGTTTATGGGTAAGCAGTACTGATTATTTAGCAGACGTTCGTATTTCGGATGAAATCTTAAAACAAACTTCTGATGTTTATCGTAAAATTAGAAATACTTTAAGATTTATGCTTGGTAATATTAACGATTTTAATCCTGATACTGATGTAATTCCTGAAGCAGAATTACTTGAAGTCGATCGTTATTTACTAAATCGTTTACGTGAGTTTACTGCTAGCACAATTGAACATTATGATAACTTTGATTATTTAAATATTTATCAAGAAGTACAAAACTTTATAAATGTTGAATTGAGTAATTTCTACTTAGATTACGGTAAAGATATTCTTTATATTGAAGAGAAAAATGCGCATAAACGTCGTAGTATGCAAACTGTTCTATACCAAATCTTAGTTGATATGACTAAATTATTAGCACCTATTTTAGTTCACACAGCTGAAGAAGTTTGGACACACACACCGCATGTAAAAGAAGAAAGTGTTCATTTAGCTGACATGCCTAAGGTAGTTGAAGTTGATCAAGCATTGCTTGACAAATGGAATCAATTCATGGCATTACGTGATGATGTAAACCGTGCGTTAGAAGTTGCACGTAATAATAAAGTTATTGGTAAGTCTCTTGAAGCAAAAGTTGTAATTGGTAATAACGACAACTTTAAAGCTGCAGAGTTCTTACAACAATTTGAAGATTTACAACAATTATTCATTGTTTCACAAGTTGAAGTTTCAGATTCTGTAGACAATGCAGAGGCTTATCAACATGGTGATATTAGAATTGACCATGCAGTAGGTGAAAAATGTGAAAGATGTTGGAACTATACTGAAGAATTAGGTTCAGTAGGTGAATTAGAACACTTATGTCCACGATGCCAAGAAGTAGTTAAAACTTTAGTTTAA
- a CDS encoding DivIVA domain-containing protein, producing the protein MPFTPSEIKNKEFTKVKNGLEPAEVSDYLNQLSNEIERLKEEKKQLEKVIEERDTNIKSYQQVHQSVSDALVQAQQAGEETKLAANKEAEAVISKAQAQADLIVNDAIEKARHLSFQTEDMKRQSKIFRSRFRMLVEAQLDLLKNDDWDYLLNYDIDAEKVTQENFQHLNSQDITPEEQLSAQSQQSESVLASESNNSKTNSLSTSDATSTSENVTSQSSVSQSESTSNK; encoded by the coding sequence ATGCCTTTTACACCTAGTGAAATTAAAAATAAAGAATTTACAAAAGTGAAAAATGGTTTAGAACCAGCTGAAGTAAGTGATTACTTAAATCAATTAAGTAATGAAATTGAACGTTTAAAAGAAGAAAAAAAACAGCTTGAAAAAGTAATTGAAGAGAGAGATACTAATATTAAATCTTATCAACAAGTTCATCAATCAGTAAGTGATGCCCTTGTTCAAGCTCAACAAGCTGGAGAAGAGACTAAATTGGCTGCTAATAAAGAAGCTGAAGCTGTTATCAGTAAAGCTCAAGCACAAGCAGATTTAATTGTTAATGACGCTATCGAAAAAGCACGTCATTTATCATTCCAAACTGAAGATATGAAACGTCAATCTAAAATATTCAGATCACGTTTCCGCATGCTAGTTGAAGCTCAATTAGATTTACTTAAAAATGATGATTGGGATTATTTATTAAACTATGATATCGATGCAGAAAAAGTCACACAAGAAAATTTCCAACATTTAAATAGCCAAGACATTACACCTGAAGAACAACTTAGCGCTCAATCTCAACAATCTGAAAGCGTGCTTGCAAGCGAGAGTAATAACAGTAAAACAAATTCACTAAGTACAAGTGACGCAACTAGTACAAGTGAGAACGTTACTTCACAATCAAGCGTGAGTCAAAGCGAATCAACATCAAATAAATAA
- a CDS encoding RNA-binding protein codes for MRLFQPLLSFNLESERCKIIDIYQHFRDEEQGLIDQLIDKCDQVEQQYAPILTNFLDPRGQYILEVISGSYEDMEVTFFGGDNAERKRGLIAPNYFEPGEADFEEVLIQINYPEKFVNIQHQHVLGTLMSLGIEREQVGDIIVGDSIQFVLTKQLESYIMLELTKIKGATVKLNSIPFKDMIQSVENWKIQGSTVSALRLDVVLKEMIHKSRTIAKQLIEKKRVKVNHTIIDSPDFQVQTNDLLSIQGFGRAQIIDIGGRTKKDKIHINYRTLFK; via the coding sequence ATGAGGTTGTTTCAACCTCTTTTATCATTTAATTTAGAATCAGAGAGGTGTAAGATAATCGATATTTATCAGCATTTTAGAGACGAAGAGCAAGGATTAATAGATCAATTAATAGATAAGTGTGATCAAGTTGAACAGCAGTATGCGCCAATTCTGACAAACTTTCTTGATCCGAGAGGACAATATATACTTGAAGTCATATCAGGTAGTTATGAAGATATGGAAGTGACTTTTTTTGGTGGAGATAACGCAGAGAGAAAACGAGGTCTCATTGCCCCTAATTATTTTGAACCTGGGGAAGCTGACTTTGAAGAAGTATTAATTCAAATCAACTATCCAGAGAAGTTTGTTAATATACAACATCAACATGTCCTAGGAACACTTATGTCATTAGGAATAGAAAGGGAACAAGTTGGTGATATTATTGTCGGTGACAGTATTCAATTTGTTTTGACAAAGCAATTAGAATCGTATATTATGTTGGAATTAACAAAGATAAAAGGTGCTACAGTTAAACTTAATTCTATTCCATTTAAAGATATGATACAATCAGTAGAGAATTGGAAAATTCAAGGTAGTACTGTAAGTGCATTGAGATTAGACGTCGTTTTAAAAGAAATGATTCATAAATCTCGAACAATAGCAAAACAATTAATTGAAAAGAAGCGTGTGAAAGTTAATCACACAATTATTGATTCACCAGATTTTCAAGTTCAAACTAATGATTTATTATCTATTCAAGGATTTGGAAGAGCTCAAATCATTGATATAGGTGGTAGGACTAAAAAAGACAAAATACACATAAATTATCGAACGCTATTTAAGTAA
- a CDS encoding YggT family protein, which produces MDVGLLATIFNFIIFLVQIYYFGMIIYFFTSWVPNIRESKFGEILGKLYEPFLEPFRKIIPPIGMIDISSLVALFVLVLFQAGLRSIFNMIIVHLM; this is translated from the coding sequence ATGGATGTAGGTTTACTAGCTACCATTTTTAATTTTATAATTTTTCTAGTTCAAATATATTACTTTGGAATGATTATTTATTTCTTTACATCTTGGGTACCTAATATTAGAGAATCTAAGTTCGGTGAAATACTTGGTAAATTATATGAACCATTTTTAGAACCATTTCGAAAGATTATTCCACCAATAGGAATGATTGATATTTCTTCACTTGTAGCTTTGTTTGTACTTGTATTATTCCAAGCTGGGTTAAGAAGCATCTTTAATATGATAATAGTTCATTTAATGTAA
- a CDS encoding cell division protein SepF has translation MAIKDLFNNFFLMDDEEEVESPEERQRRVVQNEENETNNVQQNQPQQSERSYSNQSKLKTVPQKKTTRNYNSEERNVRMNQPPSKSNGKNVVTMNQTSQSYSGYESSKMCLFEPRVFSDTQDIADELKNRRATLVNLQRIDKISAKRIIDFLSGTVYAIGGDIQRVGTDIFLCTPDNVEVAGSITDHIEQMESQHYE, from the coding sequence GTGGCTATTAAAGATTTATTTAATAATTTTTTTCTAATGGATGATGAAGAAGAAGTAGAAAGCCCTGAAGAGCGACAACGTCGTGTAGTTCAGAATGAAGAAAATGAAACAAACAATGTTCAACAGAATCAACCGCAACAATCAGAACGTTCATATAGTAATCAAAGTAAATTGAAAACAGTACCACAAAAGAAAACAACAAGAAATTATAACTCAGAAGAAAGGAATGTGCGTATGAATCAACCCCCATCAAAGTCAAACGGCAAAAATGTTGTTACAATGAATCAAACGTCGCAAAGTTATAGTGGTTATGAAAGTTCAAAAATGTGCTTATTCGAGCCACGAGTATTTTCAGATACACAAGATATCGCGGATGAATTAAAAAACCGCCGTGCTACTTTAGTGAATTTACAACGGATTGATAAAATTTCAGCTAAACGCATTATTGATTTCTTAAGTGGAACAGTTTATGCGATTGGTGGAGATATTCAACGCGTAGGTACTGACATATTCCTTTGTACACCTGATAATGTAGAAGTTGCGGGAAGTATTACAGATCATATTGAACAAATGGAATCGCAACACTACGAATAA
- a CDS encoding YggS family pyridoxal phosphate-dependent enzyme — protein sequence MDVKQNLRNIESEIQSHFKNSEASTLPNVIAVTKYVTIDRAKEAYDVGLRHFGENRLEGFLEKKSALPNDVTMHFIGSLQSRKVKEVINEIDYLHALDRLSLAKEINKRADHEIACFIQVNVSGEESKHGIALNEVNHFIEQIQQYDKIKIVGLMTMAPYTEDTAYIRQLFKQLRVKRDEIKDLNLDYAPCHYLSMGMSNDYAIAVEEGASFIRIGTKLVGE from the coding sequence ATGGATGTAAAACAAAATTTAAGAAATATTGAAAGTGAAATACAGTCACACTTTAAAAATAGTGAAGCGTCTACCTTGCCAAACGTGATTGCAGTAACAAAATATGTTACAATAGACCGTGCTAAAGAAGCTTATGATGTTGGACTTAGACATTTTGGTGAAAATAGATTAGAAGGCTTTTTAGAAAAGAAATCTGCTTTGCCTAACGATGTTACTATGCACTTTATAGGTTCTTTACAATCTAGAAAAGTAAAAGAAGTCATTAACGAAATTGATTACCTACATGCACTAGATAGACTTAGTCTAGCTAAGGAAATTAATAAAAGAGCGGATCATGAGATTGCTTGCTTCATACAAGTCAATGTCTCAGGAGAAGAATCTAAGCATGGTATTGCTTTGAATGAAGTTAATCACTTTATAGAACAAATTCAACAATATGATAAAATAAAAATTGTCGGATTAATGACAATGGCACCTTATACAGAAGACACTGCATATATTCGACAGTTATTTAAACAATTACGAGTAAAACGAGATGAAATTAAAGATCTTAATTTAGATTATGCACCATGTCACTATTTATCTATGGGAATGAGTAATGATTATGCAATTGCTGTAGAAGAAGGTGCTTCATTTATAAGAATTGGGACTAAACTTGTAGGAGAATAG
- the pgeF gene encoding peptidoglycan editing factor PgeF, with the protein MSEKFVKYPHHLKYESQDLKHVKLGFTTREGGYSLYPESSFNMARYVDDNPENITKHQEMLADAIGFVRAQWVFPIQTHENRVMEISQSHRGTNIDTLTDDMYGIDGIYTYEPDTLLTMCYADCVPVYFYSEKHHYVGLAHAGWRGTYGQIVSEMLKQIDFDYNDLKIVIGPSTSTTYEINDDIKAKFETLPINVKDYIETRGENRHGIDLKRANALLLNHYGVPFDNIYITDYATSEDLSLFFSYRVEKGQTGRMLAFIGQK; encoded by the coding sequence TATCCACATCACTTGAAATATGAATCTCAAGACTTGAAGCATGTTAAATTAGGATTCACTACAAGAGAAGGTGGCTATAGTCTATATCCAGAATCATCATTCAATATGGCAAGATATGTGGATGATAATCCTGAAAATATTACTAAACACCAAGAAATGTTGGCGGACGCGATTGGGTTTGTAAGAGCACAATGGGTATTTCCAATTCAAACTCATGAAAATCGAGTAATGGAAATTTCGCAAAGTCATCGTGGAACTAACATCGATACATTAACAGATGATATGTATGGTATTGATGGGATTTATACATATGAACCTGATACGTTATTAACGATGTGCTACGCTGATTGTGTACCAGTTTATTTCTATAGTGAAAAACATCACTATGTAGGATTAGCACATGCTGGCTGGCGAGGTACATATGGTCAAATTGTTAGTGAAATGTTAAAGCAAATTGATTTTGATTATAATGATCTAAAGATTGTAATTGGACCATCTACATCAACTACATATGAAATTAATGATGATATTAAAGCGAAGTTTGAAACATTGCCAATTAATGTTAAAGATTATATTGAAACTCGTGGAGAGAATCGACATGGTATTGATTTAAAACGTGCTAATGCGCTATTACTTAATCATTATGGTGTACCATTCGACAATATATATATAACTGATTATGCTACATCAGAGGATTTATCACTTTTCTTCTCATATCGAGTTGAAAAAGGTCAAACAGGTAGAATGTTGGCTTTTATAGGCCAAAAATAA